TTCTCTACCTGACCAAGACTTAATTATCACTATTGTTGAGCCTAGTCAAGAAGAAAAAGAACAATTTGCCGAAGAAATGGCTGAAAAGACACGTGTAGCGGCTCTAGTGAAACAAATGAACCAAGCTAACAAAAAGACTTCTTCTAAACATAACAATCGTCAATCTACTACCAAAAAATCACTAAGAGCAACTAAGAAAACTAAAGGTAAACCAACTGCACCTGTCCGCTTCCCAGGTATCTAGTATGTGGATTAAAGAGTTAGAGTTAAAACATTATCGCAATTATGACCACCTGCTTGCCTCATTTTCGTCGGGTTTAAATGTCTTTATCGGTAATAATGCTCAAGGAAAAACCAATTTTCTCGAGGCAATCTATTTTCTATCACTTACTAGAAGTCATCGCACGAGGGCTGATAAAGAATTGATTCATTTTGATCACTCAACTGTTTCTCTTACTGGTAAGATTCAGCGTATTAGTGGTACTGTTGATTTAGAAATCAATCTATCAGATAAAGGACGTGTGACAAAGATTAATGCGCTAAAGCAAGCAAAATTATCTGATTATATTGGAACG
The genomic region above belongs to Streptococcus pyogenes and contains:
- the yaaA gene encoding S4 domain-containing protein YaaA, whose translation is MIYKLFTEFITLQALLKELGIIQSGGAIKGFLAETTVLFNGEDEKRRGKKIRVGDKISLPDQDLIITIVEPSQEEKEQFAEEMAEKTRVAALVKQMNQANKKTSSKHNNRQSTTKKSLRATKKTKGKPTAPVRFPGI